The Commensalibacter nepenthis genome has a window encoding:
- a CDS encoding phosphorylase family protein: MQQRIGVLVGMQSEAKLARHLYPAAIEASGATKEGAKLALNRLVVANVTSIVSFGFAAGLDPLIKAGTILLPNVIHVNGKDYVSDPMLRVKLGAEKSRIKVGALLHSDEIITASVEKQELFQRTGCVALDMESGIVAQYCADHQIPFAVLRVVCDSAARDLPPLACMALSHDGNLNRLQMMKSLLLNPGQIAGLIKLGVDAGIAYSQLNSFVHHKNMFENI, encoded by the coding sequence ATGCAACAACGTATCGGTGTTTTGGTTGGGATGCAATCAGAGGCGAAATTGGCTCGCCATTTGTATCCTGCGGCTATTGAAGCAAGTGGAGCAACAAAAGAAGGTGCAAAATTAGCTTTAAATCGCTTGGTAGTAGCAAATGTAACTTCGATTGTTTCTTTTGGTTTTGCCGCAGGGTTAGATCCATTAATCAAGGCCGGTACTATTTTGCTGCCGAATGTTATCCATGTAAATGGTAAGGACTATGTCTCCGATCCTATGTTACGTGTGAAACTTGGTGCTGAAAAGTCTCGGATTAAAGTCGGTGCTTTGTTACATAGCGATGAAATCATTACTGCATCGGTTGAAAAGCAGGAACTTTTTCAAAGGACTGGGTGCGTAGCCCTTGACATGGAAAGTGGTATCGTTGCGCAATATTGTGCAGATCATCAAATCCCTTTTGCTGTTTTAAGAGTCGTTTGTGACTCTGCGGCAAGGGATTTGCCCCCTCTTGCTTGTATGGCTTTGTCACATGATGGTAATTTGAATAGGCTTCAAATGATGAAGAGTTTATTATTAAATCCAGGGCAAATTGCGGGGTTAATTAAACTAGGAGTGGATGCTGGCATTGCCTATTCACAGTTAAATAGTTTTGTTCATCATAAAAATATGTTTGAAAATATTTAA
- a CDS encoding LOG family protein: protein MSTYTHSVTVFCGSHLGNNPAYEQAGKDLGVGLIQNNYRLIFGGGNVGIMGAVSNSVIDLNGAVKGIIPKFLQKKEGEHSRVKDLIITQDMHSRKEILYNEADAFLCLPGGIGTFDEFFEILTWKQLHLHNKPIIIINIENWAEPVCHQLRAIVDQGFADAGILSLFEVIKDVPTTLERLNELLS from the coding sequence ATGTCTACATATACACATTCTGTCACTGTTTTTTGTGGCTCTCATCTAGGAAATAATCCTGCTTATGAACAAGCAGGAAAAGATCTAGGGGTGGGATTAATTCAAAATAATTATCGCCTTATCTTTGGAGGGGGAAATGTCGGTATTATGGGGGCGGTTTCCAATAGTGTCATTGACTTAAACGGTGCCGTAAAAGGAATTATCCCTAAATTTTTACAAAAAAAAGAAGGCGAACATTCCCGCGTTAAAGACCTCATTATCACCCAAGATATGCACAGTAGAAAAGAAATTCTATATAACGAAGCAGATGCCTTTTTATGCTTGCCAGGTGGCATAGGAACTTTTGATGAATTTTTTGAAATACTAACGTGGAAACAACTACATCTGCACAACAAACCCATTATCATCATTAATATTGAAAACTGGGCAGAGCCCGTCTGTCACCAACTCAGAGCCATTGTCGATCAAGGATTTGCCGATGCTGGCATCCTGAGTTTATTCGAAGTCATTAAAGATGTACCAACCACTTTGGAACGATTAAACGAATTATTGTCCTAA
- the hpnA gene encoding hopanoid-associated sugar epimerase, giving the protein MVTSTFVTGVTGFVGSAVARKLVQKGHHLKLLTRPNSNKANLQGLDAEIVEGDLLNPEAFEESLKGCKYLFHVAADYRLWVPDPAQMMKINVEGTRRLLLAAQRAGVEKIVYCSSVAALGLVGDGSIADETTPVHKIIGIYKQSKYEAEQAVLKLIKENQLPAVIVNPSTPIGPRDIKPTPTGQMILDCARGKMPAYVDTGLNIVHVDDVAEGHLLALEKGVIGEKYILGGENMSLREFFDMTSRIANVRPPLVRLNQKVIWPVAIVSEWMANRFNIQPRVTREMLLMSYKKMFFSSAKAEKELGYYHRPAHEAIKDAIEWFHQQGYVR; this is encoded by the coding sequence ATGGTTACCTCAACTTTCGTTACTGGGGTTACAGGATTTGTCGGTTCAGCTGTTGCAAGGAAATTGGTTCAAAAAGGTCATCACTTAAAATTATTGACTCGTCCCAATAGCAACAAAGCCAACTTGCAAGGGCTGGATGCAGAAATTGTTGAGGGGGATTTATTAAACCCAGAGGCTTTTGAAGAATCCTTGAAAGGGTGTAAATATCTTTTTCATGTCGCTGCGGATTATCGTTTATGGGTACCTGACCCTGCACAAATGATGAAAATTAATGTGGAGGGAACACGCCGATTACTATTGGCTGCTCAACGAGCGGGGGTAGAAAAAATTGTTTATTGTTCCTCCGTCGCAGCGTTGGGGTTGGTAGGTGATGGCAGCATTGCAGACGAAACAACGCCGGTTCATAAGATTATTGGGATTTATAAACAATCAAAATATGAAGCGGAACAAGCCGTTTTAAAGCTGATAAAGGAAAATCAATTACCTGCGGTAATTGTGAATCCTTCGACGCCTATTGGTCCAAGAGATATTAAACCAACCCCAACAGGACAAATGATTCTAGATTGCGCCAGAGGGAAAATGCCAGCTTATGTCGATACAGGGTTGAATATTGTTCATGTAGATGATGTCGCTGAGGGGCATTTACTGGCTTTGGAAAAAGGCGTGATTGGTGAGAAATATATCCTTGGAGGAGAAAATATGTCTCTACGTGAATTTTTCGACATGACTTCTAGGATTGCGAATGTCAGACCTCCGCTAGTACGTTTAAATCAAAAGGTTATTTGGCCAGTCGCTATTGTGTCCGAGTGGATGGCTAATCGATTTAATATACAACCACGTGTTACACGTGAAATGTTATTAATGTCCTATAAAAAAATGTTTTTTTCTTCTGCAAAAGCTGAAAAAGAACTTGGATATTATCATCGCCCTGCACATGAAGCCATTAAAGATGCTATTGAATGGTTTCATCAGCAAGGATATGTGCGTTAA
- the shc gene encoding squalene--hopene cyclase: protein MLDHVDSLENTIKDEALDHAILQAQNILANRQNKDGHWVFELEADATIPAEYVLLEHFLDRIDTKLEEKIGVYLRRIQGDHGGWPLYYGGNFNISASVKAYFALKAIGDDIDAPHMKRARTAILAHGGAEVSNVFTRTQLALFGEVPWHATPAMPVELMLMPKWVLFSVWNMSYWSRTVIAPLVLLVSLKGIAVNRHNIHVQELFVTPPEQIKDWIKGPFRSQWGYLFKYLDKIIRPAEKLFPRFLRKHAQKKTVEFIEKRLNGEDGLGAIYPAMANTVMAFRCMGMRDDDPRAAVAWESVKKLMIVKGEEAYCQPCVSPIWDTALTGHALFETASGIRAADREETIKRLAQATDWLKERQILDVKGDWAINCPDVAPGGWAFQYRNDYYPDVDDTAVVGMLLHRQGNPEHQESIERARQWIIGMQSSNGGWGAFDIDNNKMLLNHIPFSDHGALLDPPTVDVAARCISFLAQLGHPEDKPVIDRGIQYLRDEQEKFGAWFGRWGTNYIYGTWSALCAFNAVGISEDDPAVKKAVDWLLCVQRPDGGWGESEESYEGATPGQYHTSLPSQTAWALLGLMAAKQHHHPAVQKGIQWLMENQEVDGQWNEDPYNAVGFPRVFYLRYHGYRQFFPLFALSRYRNLQSSNTGKVEVGF, encoded by the coding sequence ATGCTTGACCATGTTGACTCTTTGGAAAACACGATAAAGGACGAAGCATTAGATCATGCTATTTTACAAGCACAAAATATATTGGCAAATCGTCAGAATAAAGATGGACATTGGGTTTTTGAGTTAGAAGCCGATGCAACGATCCCTGCTGAATATGTATTGTTGGAACATTTTCTTGATCGTATTGATACAAAGTTAGAAGAAAAAATAGGGGTATATTTACGCCGTATTCAAGGCGATCATGGGGGATGGCCTCTTTATTATGGTGGGAATTTTAATATTTCGGCCTCTGTTAAGGCATATTTCGCGTTAAAAGCCATTGGGGATGATATTGATGCCCCTCATATGAAGCGTGCAAGAACAGCGATTTTAGCACATGGTGGTGCCGAAGTATCTAATGTGTTTACACGTACACAACTTGCTCTATTTGGTGAAGTGCCTTGGCATGCGACCCCAGCAATGCCTGTTGAATTAATGTTAATGCCAAAATGGGTGTTATTCTCAGTTTGGAACATGTCTTATTGGTCCAGAACTGTTATTGCACCGCTGGTTTTATTAGTTTCTTTAAAGGGCATAGCGGTTAACCGTCATAATATTCACGTTCAAGAATTATTCGTAACACCGCCTGAACAAATCAAAGATTGGATCAAAGGACCATTTCGCTCTCAGTGGGGATATTTATTTAAATATCTTGATAAAATTATTCGTCCGGCTGAGAAATTATTTCCTCGTTTTTTACGCAAACATGCACAAAAGAAAACAGTAGAATTTATTGAAAAACGCTTAAATGGCGAGGATGGATTGGGTGCAATTTATCCAGCAATGGCGAATACAGTGATGGCGTTTCGTTGTATGGGGATGCGCGATGACGATCCTAGAGCAGCAGTTGCTTGGGAATCAGTAAAAAAATTGATGATTGTTAAAGGTGAAGAGGCTTATTGCCAACCTTGTGTATCTCCTATTTGGGATACAGCATTAACAGGGCATGCACTGTTTGAGACAGCCTCTGGCATTCGTGCTGCGGATCGTGAAGAAACGATTAAAAGGCTTGCACAAGCAACAGATTGGTTAAAAGAACGTCAAATTCTGGACGTTAAAGGGGATTGGGCAATTAATTGTCCTGATGTGGCTCCTGGTGGTTGGGCGTTCCAATATCGTAATGACTATTACCCTGATGTTGATGATACTGCTGTGGTGGGGATGTTGCTTCATCGACAAGGCAACCCTGAACATCAAGAATCTATTGAACGCGCGCGCCAATGGATTATTGGAATGCAAAGTTCTAATGGAGGTTGGGGAGCTTTTGATATTGATAATAATAAAATGCTCTTAAATCATATTCCGTTTTCCGATCATGGGGCTTTGCTTGATCCACCAACAGTTGATGTGGCGGCGCGATGTATTTCTTTTCTTGCACAATTAGGGCATCCAGAAGATAAACCTGTTATTGATCGTGGTATTCAATATTTGCGCGATGAGCAAGAAAAATTTGGTGCATGGTTTGGACGTTGGGGAACCAATTATATTTATGGAACATGGTCTGCATTATGTGCGTTTAATGCAGTGGGTATTTCGGAAGATGATCCTGCGGTTAAAAAAGCAGTTGATTGGTTGCTTTGTGTTCAACGTCCTGATGGTGGTTGGGGCGAGAGTGAAGAATCCTACGAGGGTGCAACACCAGGTCAGTATCATACCAGTTTGCCTTCTCAAACGGCGTGGGCATTGTTGGGATTAATGGCTGCAAAGCAACATCATCATCCAGCCGTGCAAAAAGGTATTCAGTGGTTAATGGAAAATCAAGAAGTTGATGGTCAATGGAATGAAGATCCTTATAATGCTGTTGGCTTTCCAAGAGTTTTTTATTTGCGTTATCATGGATATCGTCAGTTTTTCCCACTATTTGCGTTGTCACGTTATCGGAACCTGCAATCTAGCAACACAGGTAAAGTAGAGGTAGGATTTTAA
- the hpnC gene encoding squalene synthase HpnC: MISSQSSKSHLYNSSIWGEEDVSSGKAAKDENFPVGSLLISRELRPHVQAYYDFARVIDDIADSEMLSAEEKINRLNGMEAVLCKDVPAPDRSDVWTARRLHNSFIETGVSFDTATDLLIAFRQDAVKTRYKSLEELIQYCRYSANPVGHFLLNLHKEGPDTIPASDALCTSLQILNHLQDCKTDLIKLGRCYIPLDLMQKHNVVVEDLLADTTSFSLRTIFNSLLDYIDALNKEAEDLPRLTRNRRLRLEAAVIVYLAKFLAQRLRNEDPLAGRVKLSKKDVLYSTLKSFRHFM, translated from the coding sequence ATGATATCTTCTCAATCCAGTAAATCACATTTATATAATTCTTCAATTTGGGGAGAGGAGGACGTTTCTTCTGGTAAAGCAGCCAAAGATGAAAATTTCCCCGTAGGTTCTTTGTTGATTAGCCGTGAACTTAGACCCCATGTTCAAGCCTATTATGATTTTGCAAGGGTGATTGATGATATTGCTGATTCTGAAATGTTGAGCGCAGAGGAAAAGATCAATCGCTTAAACGGGATGGAAGCGGTTTTATGCAAAGATGTTCCCGCTCCAGATCGCTCGGATGTTTGGACGGCACGGCGTTTGCATAATAGTTTTATTGAAACTGGTGTGTCTTTTGATACGGCAACTGATTTGCTCATCGCTTTTCGTCAGGACGCAGTAAAAACACGCTATAAATCATTAGAGGAACTAATTCAGTATTGCCGTTACTCTGCCAATCCTGTTGGGCATTTTTTGTTGAATTTACACAAAGAAGGTCCAGATACGATCCCTGCCTCTGATGCGTTATGCACTTCATTGCAAATTTTAAATCATCTGCAAGATTGTAAAACAGATTTAATTAAATTGGGGCGTTGTTATATTCCGTTGGATTTGATGCAAAAGCATAACGTGGTAGTTGAAGATCTGTTGGCGGATACAACCAGTTTCTCATTACGAACGATATTTAATAGTTTGTTGGATTATATTGACGCATTAAATAAAGAGGCAGAGGATTTGCCACGTTTAACACGTAATCGACGGTTACGTTTAGAGGCCGCGGTCATTGTTTATTTGGCTAAATTTTTAGCTCAACGGTTAAGAAACGAGGATCCTTTGGCTGGGCGTGTGAAGCTCAGCAAAAAGGACGTTTTATATTCTACTTTGAAATCTTTTCGTCATTTTATGTAA
- a CDS encoding glycosyltransferase — protein sequence MIMMIVALCSLALWILLFLFHGRFWQRGPILYACTQSTVDAGKEWPDVFVVIPARDEAETIERVTHSLLQQDYLGRYKVLVVDDASTDRTGDIVRTYQKNLSPSIQNRLEIIETSLRPAGWSGKLWALSTGVDYIKQHNSVKDAFFFFTDADIEHNSTHLTSLVNKALIDQLDQASEMVQLRCENMYEKIFIPAFVYFFCMLYPFSQVNKKSSSVAAGAGGTVLLRSGMLEKIGGIAALKSALIDDVTLASLVKQNGGHIYLGHSSLARSLRPYEVLSDIWNMITRTAYVQLRYSILLLLLTILLMSLMWFVPFIQIVTARGVTQQIAIASYCISIGSFIPTLSRFRLSFLWIFALPLIALFYLLATIGSAINYYRGKGMTWKGRAYTAPAIGKDKKELHIELPDMVSSDKIQQTKTQSDN from the coding sequence TTGATAATGATGATAGTTGCACTATGTTCTTTGGCTTTGTGGATTTTGCTGTTTTTATTTCATGGACGTTTTTGGCAGAGAGGACCAATCTTATATGCTTGTACTCAATCAACTGTGGATGCTGGAAAAGAATGGCCCGATGTTTTTGTTGTGATTCCTGCACGTGATGAAGCAGAGACAATAGAGCGTGTAACACACTCTTTATTACAGCAAGATTATTTAGGGCGATATAAAGTTCTAGTCGTTGATGATGCCAGCACCGATCGCACAGGCGATATTGTTCGGACATATCAAAAGAATTTATCGCCTTCTATTCAAAATCGTTTAGAAATTATTGAAACGTCTTTACGTCCAGCAGGGTGGAGCGGTAAATTATGGGCATTATCAACAGGCGTAGACTATATTAAACAGCATAATTCTGTTAAAGATGCGTTTTTCTTTTTTACGGATGCGGATATTGAGCATAATTCCACACATTTGACAAGTTTGGTCAATAAGGCTCTGATAGATCAATTGGATCAAGCTTCTGAAATGGTTCAGTTAAGATGTGAAAATATGTACGAGAAAATTTTTATCCCTGCATTCGTTTATTTCTTTTGCATGTTATATCCTTTCTCACAAGTAAATAAAAAAAGTTCCTCAGTGGCAGCAGGGGCAGGGGGAACTGTTTTATTACGCAGTGGCATGTTGGAGAAAATAGGTGGTATTGCTGCACTCAAATCAGCGTTAATCGATGATGTGACTTTGGCAAGTTTAGTTAAACAAAATGGCGGTCATATTTATCTTGGTCATAGTAGTCTTGCCCGTTCTTTGCGACCTTACGAGGTGCTAAGCGATATTTGGAATATGATTACCAGAACAGCTTATGTACAATTACGCTATTCGATACTACTTCTATTATTAACGATTCTGTTAATGTCTTTGATGTGGTTCGTACCATTTATACAAATCGTAACAGCGCGTGGGGTCACACAACAGATAGCGATTGCCTCATATTGTATTTCTATTGGTTCTTTTATTCCGACTTTATCGAGATTTCGCCTGTCCTTTTTATGGATTTTTGCGTTACCATTGATTGCTTTATTTTATTTATTAGCAACAATCGGATCAGCGATTAATTATTATCGTGGCAAAGGAATGACGTGGAAAGGCAGGGCTTATACAGCACCAGCGATTGGCAAGGATAAAAAAGAGTTGCATATTGAGTTGCCAGATATGGTAAGCTCTGACAAAATTCAACAAACCAAGACGCAGAGTGATAATTAA
- the hpnD gene encoding presqualene diphosphate synthase HpnD: MRKPLAEAAQTMGCSELDLTYVENIVCKSKTSFAAGMQVLSPERRYGMYALYSFCRIVDDIADEEGDIATKHRLLQEWRDKMPRLYDGHAEDAVERVLLATIQRFSLKQQDFIDIIDGMEMDVEHPIVAPDEKTLDLYCDRVASAVGRLAVCIFGDSSNSAQEVAYHLGRALQLTNILRDIEEDAGRGRLYLPKELLERFRLPLDPKGCIHHPNIDQVCNILAYRASDHFKLARRFTAQCSQKSLRPATIMAITYGYVLCKQRKLGWKQPFQRASLSMLEKITVTGIGLLMGFIGSKR, from the coding sequence ATGCGTAAGCCGTTAGCTGAAGCTGCACAAACAATGGGGTGCAGCGAACTTGATTTGACTTATGTAGAAAATATTGTTTGCAAATCAAAGACCTCTTTTGCTGCGGGTATGCAGGTTTTATCACCAGAGCGTCGTTATGGGATGTATGCACTTTACAGTTTTTGCCGTATCGTTGACGACATTGCAGATGAAGAAGGCGATATTGCAACAAAGCATCGTTTATTACAAGAATGGCGCGATAAAATGCCTCGCCTGTATGATGGGCATGCAGAAGATGCGGTTGAAAGAGTATTACTCGCAACCATCCAACGGTTTAGCCTTAAGCAACAAGACTTTATTGATATTATTGATGGTATGGAAATGGATGTTGAACATCCAATTGTTGCACCAGATGAAAAGACATTGGATCTTTATTGTGATCGTGTTGCCTCTGCTGTAGGTCGCTTAGCCGTTTGTATTTTTGGCGATAGCTCGAATTCAGCCCAAGAAGTTGCGTATCATTTGGGTAGGGCGTTGCAATTAACAAATATTTTACGTGATATTGAAGAAGATGCTGGACGTGGGCGTCTATATTTACCCAAAGAACTATTGGAGCGTTTTCGCCTGCCATTAGATCCCAAAGGATGTATTCATCATCCCAATATAGATCAAGTTTGTAATATTTTGGCATATAGAGCTTCGGATCATTTTAAATTGGCACGTCGATTTACAGCACAATGCAGTCAAAAATCGTTGCGTCCTGCAACGATTATGGCGATTACCTATGGGTATGTGTTGTGTAAGCAAAGAAAGTTAGGGTGGAAGCAGCCTTTCCAAAGAGCTTCTTTATCAATGCTTGAAAAAATTACGGTAACTGGCATCGGGTTGCTGATGGGCTTTATTGGATCGAAGAGATAG
- a CDS encoding lysylphosphatidylglycerol synthase domain-containing protein, whose product MKKNSIILFFLGLSLIIAGAAWIGADSILKSVFSIGLDRLLILCIWQLLIIVVLSWAWHCICPELGVGRLFWARNLREAAATCLPFSQIGGIVLGVRAVCFKGYRYLKNPPNLSAAQGISSNIVDITTETLGQVVFIITGITILLVGGYHTQLQDIHLLGVQINLKWFIIFGVLLLIFGLIPFIWTQRQGNLFFRKIVNGLSSNIAQQWSGKIVSSADSLQEALDQIWAHPKRIIYSCTIHFIGWVGSGIGTWMCYHFIGADITLLEAITIEALVCVVISIGFLVPASVGIQEGAYVIIGTIFGVDPSLSFVLSILRRARDLIIGIPILLLWQLGEIRYLRKNPQKDTNLNITSN is encoded by the coding sequence TTGAAAAAAAATTCGATTATTTTATTTTTTTTGGGGCTCAGCCTCATTATTGCTGGTGCGGCTTGGATAGGCGCAGATAGTATCTTAAAATCTGTTTTTTCTATTGGATTAGACAGATTACTTATTTTATGTATATGGCAACTATTGATTATTGTCGTGCTAAGCTGGGCTTGGCATTGCATTTGCCCAGAATTAGGGGTCGGCAGGCTTTTTTGGGCAAGAAACCTTAGAGAAGCCGCTGCAACTTGCCTTCCTTTTTCGCAAATTGGCGGGATTGTGCTGGGGGTGCGTGCGGTATGTTTCAAAGGGTATCGTTATCTTAAAAACCCCCCTAACCTATCTGCCGCACAAGGGATAAGTTCCAATATCGTTGATATTACAACAGAAACATTGGGACAGGTTGTGTTTATCATTACAGGCATCACAATTCTGTTAGTCGGAGGATATCATACACAATTACAAGATATTCATCTATTGGGTGTTCAAATCAATCTCAAATGGTTTATTATTTTTGGAGTTCTCTTACTGATTTTTGGATTAATCCCTTTTATTTGGACGCAAAGACAAGGGAATCTTTTCTTCCGCAAAATTGTGAACGGGTTGAGCTCTAATATTGCCCAACAATGGAGTGGCAAAATCGTTTCTAGTGCAGATTCCTTGCAAGAAGCCCTAGATCAAATCTGGGCACATCCCAAAAGGATAATCTATAGTTGTACTATCCATTTTATCGGATGGGTCGGCAGTGGTATTGGAACATGGATGTGTTATCATTTCATTGGGGCAGATATTACTTTACTCGAAGCCATTACCATCGAAGCTTTGGTTTGTGTTGTTATTTCTATTGGATTTTTAGTGCCTGCCAGTGTTGGCATACAAGAAGGAGCCTATGTTATCATTGGAACGATATTTGGGGTTGACCCTTCTCTGTCTTTCGTATTGTCTATATTACGTCGCGCACGTGATCTTATTATCGGTATTCCTATTTTACTTTTATGGCAATTGGGCGAGATACGATACCTACGCAAAAACCCTCAAAAAGATACCAATCTGAATATTACGTCTAATTAA
- the hpnE gene encoding hydroxysqualene dehydroxylase HpnE, which translates to MAKKHIHIIGGGLAGLSAAVSLSQRSDAQVILYESSPSLGGRARSFYDAHLDRTIDNGNHLILSGNDAVFKYLRMIDATNSLIGSGYPLFPFVDLEIGKRWDLLLSKGRFPWWLFFASHRVPDFKFPELLALWKLLKADTQQTVADCLVNGQFARRLLKPFAVSALNTSCDIGSALLLGSVMRQSLMKGGKACIPYFPKVGLSETFVQPAVSLINLQGGKIHTKSRLSELHVEEGKIDYLIMNNDKIEVRPEDTVILALSAHVAEQILGTVCPKVKVPNQFESILNLHYAVDLNLRVKGSIGKAKFAGVIGGISEWIFVKPGVISITVSAANRFMGCQSENLASLIWQEVKDVLSPVLETPLPQEIPHYRLLWEKRASFVATVEQNHRRPSCYTPYQNLFLAGDWVATGLPATIEGAIRSGFGAAEVIFSSQPL; encoded by the coding sequence ATGGCAAAAAAACATATTCATATTATTGGTGGTGGGTTAGCGGGTCTATCTGCTGCTGTTTCTTTATCTCAAAGATCTGATGCGCAAGTCATTCTGTATGAAAGCAGCCCATCCTTGGGAGGGCGAGCACGTTCTTTTTACGATGCGCATTTGGATCGAACGATCGATAATGGTAATCATTTGATCTTGTCAGGAAATGATGCTGTTTTTAAATATTTGCGTATGATTGATGCAACCAACAGTTTGATTGGATCAGGATATCCGTTATTTCCCTTTGTTGATTTGGAAATTGGCAAACGCTGGGATTTGTTATTATCAAAAGGGCGTTTTCCGTGGTGGTTATTTTTTGCCAGTCACCGTGTTCCTGATTTTAAATTTCCAGAATTATTGGCTTTATGGAAGCTATTAAAAGCTGATACACAGCAAACCGTTGCGGATTGTTTGGTTAATGGACAGTTCGCACGTCGATTGTTAAAACCTTTTGCGGTTTCAGCGTTAAATACGTCTTGTGATATAGGCAGTGCTTTGTTACTGGGTTCTGTTATGCGACAATCGTTGATGAAAGGTGGCAAGGCTTGCATTCCATATTTTCCTAAAGTGGGGCTTTCTGAAACATTTGTGCAACCCGCAGTATCTTTGATTAATTTACAAGGCGGTAAAATCCATACAAAATCTCGTCTTTCGGAGCTGCATGTCGAAGAGGGTAAAATTGATTATTTGATTATGAATAATGATAAAATAGAGGTTAGACCTGAAGATACGGTTATTTTGGCGCTAAGTGCGCATGTTGCGGAACAAATCTTGGGGACTGTTTGTCCAAAGGTAAAAGTTCCTAATCAGTTTGAAAGTATATTAAACCTGCATTATGCGGTTGATCTGAATTTGCGCGTTAAAGGGAGTATAGGCAAAGCGAAATTTGCGGGTGTTATTGGCGGTATTAGCGAATGGATTTTTGTAAAACCAGGCGTGATTTCTATTACAGTAAGTGCAGCCAATCGTTTTATGGGGTGTCAGTCTGAAAATTTAGCATCTTTAATCTGGCAAGAGGTTAAGGATGTTCTCTCTCCTGTGTTGGAAACTCCTTTACCCCAAGAAATTCCTCATTATCGCCTTTTATGGGAAAAACGTGCTAGTTTTGTTGCGACAGTAGAGCAAAATCATCGTCGTCCATCCTGTTATACGCCATATCAGAATTTATTCTTGGCTGGAGATTGGGTGGCAACAGGGTTGCCAGCAACGATTGAGGGGGCTATTCGTTCTGGATTTGGTGCTGCGGAAGTGATTTTTTCTTCTCAGCCTCTTTAA